From the genome of Naumannella halotolerans, one region includes:
- a CDS encoding helix-turn-helix domain-containing protein — protein MAAAKASRSSAKKTTAKKAPAKKAAAPLTKGARITGRQRDSLATSFARRYKSGESIRSIADDSGRSYGFVHGVLKEAGVDLRGRGGATRGAAAKKSPAKKTTATKSTATTSTAKKSPAKKSPAKKTTAKKSPAKKTTASSAAKKSTAKKSPAKKTTAKKSTAAKSTPAKKTTAKKTTAKKSPAKTTAASSAAKKSSAKKAPAKRSAATKSAATKTTGKKTATKKSPSKKGSAKKSGSKKSSRR, from the coding sequence ATGGCAGCAGCCAAGGCATCCAGGAGCAGCGCGAAGAAGACCACGGCCAAGAAGGCGCCAGCGAAGAAGGCTGCCGCTCCACTGACCAAGGGAGCTCGGATCACCGGCAGACAACGCGACAGCCTGGCCACCAGCTTCGCTCGCCGCTACAAGTCGGGTGAGTCGATCCGGTCGATCGCCGACGATTCCGGGCGGTCCTACGGTTTCGTCCACGGCGTGCTGAAGGAGGCCGGTGTGGATCTGCGCGGTCGCGGCGGTGCCACCCGCGGAGCCGCAGCCAAGAAGTCCCCGGCGAAGAAGACCACCGCGACCAAGTCGACCGCGACCACGTCGACGGCCAAGAAGTCCCCGGCGAAGAAGAGCCCGGCGAAGAAGACCACTGCCAAGAAGAGTCCGGCGAAGAAGACCACGGCAAGCTCGGCGGCGAAGAAGTCGACTGCGAAGAAGTCCCCGGCCAAGAAGACCACCGCGAAGAAGTCGACTGCGGCCAAGTCGACGCCGGCCAAGAAGACCACCGCGAAGAAGACCACCGCGAAGAAGAGCCCGGCGAAGACGACTGCGGCCAGTTCGGCGGCGAAGAAGTCGAGTGCGAAGAAGGCGCCGGCGAAGAGGTCGGCCGCGACCAAGTCGGCGGCCACGAAGACCACCGGCAAGAAGACCGCCACCAAGAAGAGCCCGTCCAAGAAGGGCTCGGCCAAGAAGTCGGGCTCGAAGAAGTCCTCGCGCCGCTGA
- a CDS encoding putative RNA methyltransferase yields MGGLDLVSDVLCCPVCHSGVVVDHDHDRAVSLGCGNGHRFDIARQGYVNLLNQPPPRNADTTQMVTARHRVLSSGWFDPVSSALVDRVLGHGVLLDVGSGPGWYAGRILDTRPELRGLALDVSVPAVRMAARAHRRLAAAVADTWRRLPVTDASVEMITCVFAPRNPGEFARVLAADGRLLVVTPRPDHLIELRETGALLGIQANKSDELDRQLASGFTVADRFAVVAHQAVDPALVADLIGMGPSAFHTTAEPVGELVSALTLAVDITVAVPR; encoded by the coding sequence ATGGGTGGTCTCGACCTGGTCAGCGATGTCCTGTGCTGCCCGGTGTGCCACAGCGGGGTCGTCGTCGATCATGATCACGACCGTGCCGTGTCGCTGGGCTGCGGCAACGGGCACCGCTTCGACATCGCCCGCCAGGGGTACGTGAACCTGCTGAACCAGCCTCCGCCGCGCAATGCCGACACCACGCAGATGGTCACCGCCCGCCATCGGGTGCTCAGCAGTGGCTGGTTCGATCCGGTGAGTTCGGCGCTCGTCGACCGGGTCCTGGGTCATGGGGTCCTGCTGGATGTCGGATCCGGTCCCGGTTGGTACGCAGGCCGGATCCTCGACACCCGGCCGGAGCTGCGGGGACTGGCGCTCGACGTGTCGGTGCCGGCCGTGCGGATGGCGGCCAGGGCGCATCGGCGACTGGCTGCCGCGGTGGCCGACACCTGGCGTCGACTGCCGGTGACGGATGCGTCGGTGGAGATGATCACCTGTGTCTTCGCCCCCCGGAACCCCGGCGAGTTCGCGCGGGTGCTCGCCGCCGATGGCCGGTTGCTGGTGGTCACCCCCCGCCCGGATCATCTGATCGAACTGCGGGAGACCGGTGCCCTGCTGGGCATCCAGGCGAACAAGTCCGACGAGCTCGATCGACAACTCGCGAGCGGCTTCACGGTGGCCGACAGGTTCGCTGTCGTCGCGCACCAGGCTGTCGATCCGGCGCTCGTCGCCGACCTGATCGGTATGGGGCCGAGTGCCTTCCACACCACCGCAGAGCCGGTCGGCGAGCTCGTCTCGGCCCTCACCCTCGCGGTGGACATCACCGTGGCCGTACCTCGCTGA
- a CDS encoding SDR family oxidoreductase, translating to MDLGLTDKVFVVTAASGGLGRASAAALVAEGAKVVLVARRAEVLAEAVAEFGDGSAVALSGDLGDPDLPGHACRLALDTWGRLDGALISVGGPPAGAVLEMSEKQWTDAFDSVFLAALRTVRAVVAAGTADDLAIGLVLSTSARLPLPGMAISNGLRPGLGMLVKQLADELGPDGTRVLGLLPGSIDTERMIHLLERAADPQAARKAGESAIPLRRYGRPEEFGRVAAFALSPAGSYLSGSLLPVDGGAMRTV from the coding sequence GTGGATCTTGGCCTGACCGACAAGGTGTTCGTGGTGACCGCGGCCAGTGGCGGTCTGGGCCGTGCCAGCGCCGCCGCTCTCGTCGCCGAGGGCGCGAAGGTGGTCCTGGTGGCCCGCCGGGCGGAGGTGTTGGCCGAGGCCGTTGCCGAGTTCGGCGACGGTTCGGCAGTCGCCCTGAGCGGTGACCTCGGTGACCCCGACCTGCCCGGGCACGCCTGCCGGCTCGCGCTCGACACCTGGGGGCGACTCGACGGAGCCCTGATCAGCGTCGGCGGTCCCCCCGCGGGCGCGGTGTTGGAGATGTCGGAGAAGCAGTGGACCGATGCCTTCGACTCGGTCTTCCTGGCCGCCCTGCGCACGGTCCGCGCCGTGGTCGCGGCCGGCACCGCCGATGACCTGGCTATCGGGCTGGTTCTGTCGACCTCGGCCCGGTTGCCGCTGCCGGGTATGGCCATCTCCAACGGTCTGCGGCCGGGCCTGGGCATGCTGGTGAAACAACTGGCAGATGAACTGGGCCCGGACGGCACGCGGGTGCTCGGTCTGCTGCCGGGCAGCATCGACACCGAACGGATGATCCACCTGCTCGAACGGGCAGCCGATCCGCAGGCCGCCCGGAAGGCAGGTGAGAGCGCCATCCCGCTCCGGCGGTACGGACGACCCGAGGAGTTCGGTCGGGTCGCCGCCTTCGCGCTCTCACCCGCCGGGTCCTACCTGAGCGGGAGCCTGCTGCCCGTCGACGGTGGCGCCATGCGCACGGTGTGA
- a CDS encoding SURF1 family protein, whose amino-acid sequence MRRLIIRWLALLLFVMAIGVTCVLLGQWQLARLEERRVTNESIQSREDAVPVSASEVFGGPITEAEEWQRVEITGTYDGANQIVVRLRTLDRQPGVEVVTPLRTADGLTVLVDRGFMPTDRNRPTPTTGPAPPAGEVTVTGFVRVDERGGDQATVPVDGQTRLVNAPKIATVLPYPVADGWISLQSSTPAETELVPLSLPELSDGPHFWYAVQWFMFASIGLAGLIVFVRGDLRERRAERGTPQKAPKQKRAKIPSPDPYRPRETEPGSSTREPSGTAEHVDR is encoded by the coding sequence GTGCGTCGCCTGATCATCCGTTGGCTGGCGCTGCTGCTGTTCGTGATGGCGATCGGCGTCACCTGTGTCCTGCTGGGCCAGTGGCAGCTTGCCCGGTTGGAGGAACGCCGGGTGACCAACGAGTCGATCCAGTCCCGGGAGGACGCGGTTCCGGTATCGGCGAGCGAGGTCTTCGGCGGTCCGATCACCGAGGCCGAGGAATGGCAGCGGGTGGAGATCACCGGCACCTATGACGGCGCGAATCAGATCGTGGTCCGGCTGCGCACCCTGGACCGGCAGCCGGGAGTCGAAGTGGTTACGCCCCTGCGTACCGCCGACGGCCTGACGGTGCTGGTCGATCGTGGTTTCATGCCCACCGATCGGAATCGCCCCACCCCGACCACCGGGCCCGCCCCGCCGGCCGGTGAGGTCACCGTCACCGGATTCGTCCGGGTCGACGAACGCGGTGGTGACCAGGCGACGGTGCCGGTCGACGGGCAGACCCGGTTGGTCAACGCCCCGAAGATCGCCACGGTCCTGCCCTACCCGGTCGCCGACGGGTGGATCAGTCTGCAGTCGAGCACCCCGGCCGAGACCGAACTGGTGCCGCTGTCGCTTCCCGAGCTGTCCGACGGCCCGCACTTCTGGTACGCCGTGCAGTGGTTCATGTTCGCCAGTATCGGGCTGGCCGGCCTGATCGTCTTCGTCCGCGGGGATCTGCGGGAGCGCCGTGCCGAACGTGGTACGCCGCAGAAGGCGCCGAAGCAGAAACGGGCGAAGATCCCCTCACCCGACCCGTACCGTCCGCGGGAGACCGAACCCGGTTCCTCGACCCGCGAACCGAGCGGGACCGCCGAACATGTCGACCGATGA
- a CDS encoding DUF6457 domain-containing protein, which yields MATQTNTLNGWLREVCAVLDIPEEDLDEDARHILLDLSRDAAHQVIRPAAPLTAYLIGVAVGRGASLSAASAKVQLALPTEAGQDAEIEFEES from the coding sequence ATGGCCACACAGACCAACACGCTGAACGGCTGGTTGCGCGAGGTATGCGCCGTGCTCGACATCCCCGAGGAGGATCTCGACGAGGACGCCAGGCACATCCTGCTCGACCTGAGCAGGGATGCCGCACACCAGGTGATTCGCCCGGCGGCACCGTTGACCGCCTATCTGATCGGTGTCGCGGTCGGTCGCGGCGCCAGCCTCAGCGCTGCCTCGGCGAAGGTCCAGCTGGCACTGCCGACCGAGGCCGGCCAGGACGCCGAGATCGAGTTCGAGGAGAGCTGA